A window of Longispora fulva contains these coding sequences:
- a CDS encoding SRPBCC family protein: MSELRTGVDLPGVPAERAIAAFTDPDVLRAWWGGELFMADGMYVVNFEHLGRVLTGRVLAHDPAAHLAFSWQWDGEGKAFRVDVRADGGRLELTHGPYTPADADERTAHIAGWAFFLPRLAKTLLTP; encoded by the coding sequence ATGAGCGAGCTACGCACCGGAGTCGACCTGCCCGGAGTGCCGGCCGAGCGCGCGATCGCCGCGTTCACTGACCCCGACGTGCTGCGCGCCTGGTGGGGCGGCGAGCTGTTCATGGCCGACGGCATGTACGTCGTGAACTTCGAACACCTCGGCCGGGTGCTCACCGGCCGGGTCCTGGCGCACGATCCGGCCGCCCATCTCGCCTTCTCCTGGCAGTGGGACGGGGAAGGCAAGGCATTCCGGGTGGACGTGCGCGCCGACGGCGGGCGCCTGGAGCTCACGCACGGGCCGTACACGCCCGCCGACGCCGACGAGCGCACCGCGCACATCGCCGGCTGGGCGTTCTTCCTGCCCCGCCTGGCGAAGACGCTGCTCACCCCTTAA
- a CDS encoding LysR family transcriptional regulator has translation MDTHRLQVLVELHRRGTMRAVAEATGYGTSTVSMHLATLEREVGAILLERTGRTVRFTPAGRRLVEHAEGILAAIDAAHAALGPDGPPSGVLRVAAYTSALSAFVLPVVRPLAGSHPDLRVELQEREPPEVAALLADDEIDLGFVYDYNLVPNFAEVEAARYVCSTPMVLAVPAGAAPTRLADLAGEPWVVNSRSDDDTALAERCCALAGFAPRITHRADSLDLVMDIVAAGLGVALVPDFLAPRPEVELTAIPGVDAQRRMYAITRPGRQAWPAAALLTRLVTEYSRRNP, from the coding sequence ATGGACACCCATCGACTCCAGGTCCTCGTGGAGCTGCACCGCAGGGGCACGATGCGGGCGGTCGCCGAGGCCACCGGCTACGGCACGTCGACCGTCTCCATGCACCTGGCGACCCTGGAGCGTGAGGTCGGCGCGATCCTGCTCGAACGTACCGGGCGGACGGTGCGGTTCACCCCCGCCGGTCGGCGGCTCGTGGAGCACGCGGAGGGCATTCTCGCCGCGATCGACGCCGCGCACGCCGCCCTCGGGCCGGACGGGCCGCCCAGCGGGGTGCTGCGGGTCGCGGCGTACACGAGCGCGTTGTCGGCGTTCGTACTGCCCGTGGTGCGCCCGCTCGCGGGCAGTCATCCGGATCTGCGGGTCGAGTTGCAGGAGCGCGAACCCCCGGAGGTGGCGGCGCTGCTCGCCGACGACGAGATCGACCTGGGCTTCGTGTACGACTACAACCTGGTGCCCAACTTCGCCGAGGTCGAGGCGGCGCGGTACGTCTGCTCGACGCCGATGGTGCTCGCCGTGCCGGCCGGCGCGGCGCCGACCCGGCTGGCGGACCTCGCCGGTGAGCCCTGGGTGGTCAACTCGCGCAGCGACGACGACACGGCGCTGGCGGAGCGGTGCTGCGCGCTGGCCGGTTTCGCGCCCCGGATCACGCACCGCGCCGACAGCCTGGACCTGGTGATGGACATCGTGGCCGCCGGGCTGGGCGTGGCACTGGTCCCCGACTTCCTCGCGCCGCGCCCCGAGGTGGAGCTGACCGCGATCCCGGGCGTGGACGCGCAGCGCCGGATGTACGCGATCACGCGGCCGGGGCGGCAGGCCTGGCCGGCGGCGGCGCTGCTGACCCGCCTGGTGACCGAGTACTCGCGGCGGAACCCGTGA
- a CDS encoding EamA family transporter, with translation MTSATATAARGPAVGFALASMAIIQVGAAVSTSLFATIGPAGTSWLRLAWAAVVFVAIARPKVWRMRAADLGTAVVLGLVSAGTTLLFFEAVARLPLATAVAVEFLGPLAVGLLRPGGRAWPVLAFGGVLLVTQPWRGTADLVGIGFALGAAACWGAYILLTQRVADAFGGIEGLAVSMPAAAVFAAFFGAPAAWPHLDLKLLLTGLVLALLLPVLPYTLELLALRRLTTSAFGTLMSLEPAFALVVGAAVLHQIPGLVQGAGIALVTAASLGAARSGAREGQ, from the coding sequence ATGACCTCCGCTACCGCCACGGCCGCCCGGGGCCCCGCCGTCGGCTTCGCCCTCGCCTCGATGGCGATCATCCAGGTCGGCGCGGCCGTGTCCACGTCGCTGTTCGCCACCATCGGACCGGCCGGCACCTCGTGGCTGCGCCTGGCCTGGGCGGCCGTCGTGTTCGTCGCCATCGCCCGGCCGAAGGTGTGGCGGATGCGCGCCGCCGACCTCGGCACGGCCGTCGTCCTCGGCCTGGTCAGCGCCGGCACCACGCTGCTGTTCTTCGAGGCCGTCGCCCGGCTGCCGCTGGCCACCGCCGTCGCCGTGGAGTTCCTCGGCCCGCTCGCCGTCGGCCTGCTCCGCCCGGGCGGCCGGGCCTGGCCGGTACTCGCGTTCGGCGGCGTCCTGCTCGTCACCCAACCGTGGCGGGGCACCGCCGACCTGGTCGGGATCGGGTTCGCGCTCGGGGCAGCGGCGTGCTGGGGCGCGTACATCCTGCTCACCCAGCGGGTCGCCGACGCGTTCGGCGGCATCGAGGGCCTGGCGGTGTCCATGCCGGCCGCCGCGGTGTTCGCCGCGTTCTTCGGCGCGCCGGCCGCGTGGCCGCACCTCGACCTGAAACTGCTCCTCACCGGCCTGGTTCTGGCGCTGCTGCTGCCGGTGCTGCCGTACACGCTGGAACTGCTCGCGCTGCGCCGGCTGACCACGTCGGCGTTCGGCACGCTGATGAGCCTGGAGCCGGCGTTCGCGCTCGTGGTGGGGGCCGCGGTGCTGCACCAGATCCCGGGCCTCGTCCAGGGGGCCGGGATCGCGCTGGTCACCGCCGCGTCGCTCGGGGCGGCCCGCTCGGGAGCCCGGGAAGGTCAGTAG
- a CDS encoding discoidin domain-containing protein, with the protein MRLFRGSGLIAVLAALLLVAFGTPPAQAEVEHPRQAYLRDATGGLFLHWGMRTSPGYTSCSAWENAVTSGGWTPGYWVSEAKKLHTQYLVLATFHSRLGYARPWPSAIPGSCSTKRDFLGELITAANAGGLKVVLYMTDDPQWHDEGGHEWLDSSAYSAYKGHNVDLTQRDGFGEFSQDNFVEVMQKYPNLSGFWIDNDNAYWESHGLYQKIRTDRPSFTLSNNNEDTPIMDMISNEQKTGMTPAYDYPQAVYTAAPRLIEADFKLPSTGAWWYGGTDSTVDYQLTLGRLVTNTGSSIKSLMAETAMVNGKFPGNQVTFNNFANTYLNQIWESIGGTEGGGYGFGGLQPGFWNDGAHGVTTVSRTNPDLHYIHVLTRPSTATLTVRDNGYKVTRVSNLRTGAAVAFTQSGGSLRLSGLGGWDPYDTVFKVETAGRQGISPASLTASASVTGHGAAAAGDGDYRTYWDSDQTTPVSLNFDLGSPKRVQYLGINQREDSVSYARSGTEQSARIKDFKVYVSADGTNWGTPVRTGTLPSRRGVQFIDLPATTARHVRLEVVNTHAASTDTTRYKRLRIDEAWVGSDYPGAASQRYEAENALVTQGAVEANHAGYSGTGFVNYDNVVGSAVTFTVNAAAAGPATLTLRYANGTAVNRPMDIRVNGTVVSAGRLFGPTTNWDTWAGTSLTVTLAAGANTVEAVATTANGGPNLDYADVDPA; encoded by the coding sequence ATGCGCCTGTTCCGCGGCAGCGGCCTGATCGCCGTCCTCGCAGCCCTGCTCCTCGTCGCCTTCGGCACACCACCCGCTCAGGCGGAGGTGGAGCACCCCCGGCAGGCGTACCTGCGGGACGCGACCGGCGGGCTGTTCCTGCACTGGGGGATGCGCACCTCCCCGGGCTACACCAGCTGCTCGGCCTGGGAGAACGCCGTCACCTCCGGCGGCTGGACCCCGGGCTACTGGGTGAGTGAGGCGAAGAAGCTGCACACCCAGTACCTGGTGCTGGCGACGTTCCACAGCCGGCTCGGGTACGCCCGGCCCTGGCCGTCGGCCATCCCGGGGAGTTGCAGCACGAAGCGGGACTTCCTCGGCGAGCTGATCACGGCCGCGAACGCCGGCGGGCTCAAGGTCGTGCTCTACATGACCGACGATCCGCAGTGGCACGACGAGGGCGGCCACGAGTGGCTGGACTCCAGCGCCTACTCGGCCTACAAGGGGCACAACGTCGACCTCACCCAACGCGACGGGTTCGGCGAGTTCAGCCAGGACAACTTCGTCGAGGTGATGCAGAAGTACCCGAATCTGTCGGGGTTCTGGATCGACAACGACAACGCCTACTGGGAGAGCCACGGGCTGTACCAGAAGATCCGCACCGACCGGCCGAGCTTCACGTTGAGCAACAACAACGAGGACACGCCGATCATGGACATGATCAGCAACGAGCAGAAGACGGGCATGACCCCGGCCTACGACTACCCGCAGGCCGTCTACACCGCCGCCCCGCGCCTGATCGAGGCCGACTTCAAGCTCCCGTCGACCGGCGCGTGGTGGTACGGCGGCACCGACTCGACCGTCGACTACCAGCTCACCCTCGGCCGGCTGGTCACGAACACCGGCTCGTCGATCAAGTCCCTGATGGCCGAGACCGCGATGGTCAACGGGAAGTTCCCCGGCAACCAGGTCACGTTCAACAACTTCGCCAACACCTATCTCAACCAGATCTGGGAGTCGATCGGCGGCACCGAGGGCGGCGGCTACGGGTTCGGCGGCCTGCAACCGGGCTTCTGGAACGACGGCGCGCACGGGGTGACCACGGTCAGCAGAACCAATCCGGACCTGCACTACATCCACGTGCTGACCAGGCCGTCGACGGCGACGCTGACGGTGCGCGACAACGGGTACAAGGTCACCAGGGTGTCGAACCTGCGCACCGGGGCGGCGGTCGCGTTCACCCAGAGCGGCGGGAGTCTGCGGCTGTCGGGGCTGGGCGGCTGGGACCCGTACGACACCGTGTTCAAGGTCGAGACCGCCGGGCGGCAGGGGATCTCCCCGGCCTCGCTGACCGCCAGCGCGTCGGTGACCGGGCATGGCGCCGCCGCTGCCGGGGACGGCGACTACCGCACCTACTGGGACAGCGACCAGACCACCCCGGTGTCGCTGAACTTCGACCTCGGGAGCCCGAAGCGCGTGCAGTACCTGGGGATCAACCAGCGCGAGGACTCCGTCAGCTACGCCCGCTCCGGCACCGAACAGTCCGCCCGGATCAAGGACTTCAAGGTGTACGTCTCCGCCGACGGCACGAACTGGGGCACCCCGGTGAGGACCGGCACCCTGCCGAGCCGCCGGGGCGTGCAGTTCATCGACCTGCCGGCGACCACGGCCCGGCACGTCCGCCTCGAAGTCGTGAACACGCACGCGGCCTCCACCGACACCACCCGCTACAAGCGGCTGCGGATCGACGAGGCGTGGGTGGGCTCGGACTACCCGGGTGCAGCGTCGCAGCGCTACGAGGCCGAGAACGCTCTGGTCACCCAGGGCGCGGTGGAGGCCAACCACGCGGGGTACTCCGGCACCGGGTTCGTCAACTACGACAACGTGGTCGGCAGCGCAGTGACGTTCACGGTCAACGCTGCGGCGGCCGGGCCGGCGACCCTCACGTTGCGGTACGCCAACGGCACCGCCGTCAACCGGCCGATGGACATTCGGGTGAACGGGACGGTGGTCTCGGCCGGGCGGCTGTTCGGGCCGACCACCAACTGGGACACCTGGGCCGGCACGTCGCTGACGGTGACCCTGGCCGCCGGGGCCAATACCGTCGAGGCGGTGGCCACGACCGCCAACGGGGGACCCAACCTGGACTACGCGGACGTGGATCCGGCCTGA
- a CDS encoding HAD family hydrolase: protein MRPLAPAGTGPAGGGRPVRPGLVAFDLDGTLTRGPSCLESIAAANGFAERMAVWETSRTEAEIRAARTGVWPILTGLAPDRITGPLADIPLAPGVFEGLGALRAAGVPVVIVSLTFTLTVSWFAERFGVDDFIGTRPHGRGFRHVFPWTKPVLLAKHAAGLGVAMADVVAVGDSVGDVPMLRAVGRSVFVGPTLPDGLAPTWHLPGASIAAITALLLPDHDHQTVTSGT from the coding sequence GTGAGGCCGCTCGCACCGGCCGGCACCGGCCCTGCCGGCGGCGGCCGGCCCGTGAGGCCGGGGCTTGTCGCGTTCGATCTGGATGGCACGCTCACCCGGGGCCCGAGCTGTCTGGAGAGCATCGCCGCCGCCAACGGGTTCGCCGAGCGGATGGCCGTCTGGGAGACGTCGCGGACCGAGGCGGAGATCCGTGCGGCGCGCACCGGCGTGTGGCCGATCCTCACCGGCCTGGCCCCGGACCGGATCACCGGCCCGCTCGCGGACATCCCGCTCGCCCCGGGCGTGTTCGAGGGGCTGGGGGCGTTGCGCGCGGCGGGCGTACCCGTCGTGATCGTGTCCTTGACCTTCACGCTGACCGTGTCGTGGTTCGCCGAACGCTTCGGGGTCGACGACTTCATCGGCACCCGGCCGCACGGGCGCGGCTTCCGGCACGTGTTCCCGTGGACGAAGCCGGTGCTGCTGGCCAAGCACGCCGCCGGCCTGGGCGTCGCGATGGCCGATGTGGTGGCGGTCGGCGACAGCGTGGGCGACGTGCCGATGCTGCGCGCCGTGGGCCGGTCGGTGTTCGTCGGGCCCACGCTGCCCGACGGCCTCGCGCCGACCTGGCACCTGCCGGGGGCGTCGATCGCGGCGATCACGGCGCTCCTGCTACCGGATCACGACCATCAGACGGTTACGAGTGGCACCTGA
- a CDS encoding DUF1697 domain-containing protein, translating to MRRILLLRAVNVGGANRLPMAWLKAALTDLGCTEVVTLLQSGNAVVSGVGPGIAGVLERRITADLGLNVSVLTRSHDELAGLVARNPWPDRVADPKSVHVDFLSAAPTKAKLATLDPAPFAPDECVVDGTEAFLWYANGSGRSKLTNDLLERRLGVVGTARNWNTVTKLLTLAGA from the coding sequence ATGAGGCGGATCTTGTTGCTCCGGGCGGTCAACGTCGGCGGGGCCAACCGACTTCCGATGGCCTGGCTGAAGGCGGCCCTGACGGATCTGGGCTGCACGGAGGTCGTCACCCTGCTGCAGAGCGGCAACGCCGTGGTCTCGGGCGTGGGCCCCGGCATCGCGGGGGTCCTCGAACGCCGGATCACCGCCGACCTGGGGCTCAACGTCAGCGTGCTGACCCGCAGCCACGACGAGCTGGCCGGCCTCGTGGCCCGCAACCCGTGGCCGGACAGGGTCGCCGACCCGAAGTCCGTGCACGTCGACTTCCTGTCGGCCGCCCCCACGAAGGCGAAACTGGCCACGCTCGACCCGGCCCCGTTCGCGCCCGACGAGTGCGTGGTCGACGGTACCGAGGCCTTCCTGTGGTACGCGAACGGATCCGGCCGCTCCAAGCTCACCAACGACCTCCTGGAACGCCGCCTCGGCGTCGTCGGCACCGCGCGGAACTGGAACACTGTCACCAAACTTCTCACCCTGGCGGGCGCATGA
- a CDS encoding isochorismatase family protein, which translates to MTTGLVLIDLMPRIVALPFAPHTGDEVLERCLRLAETFRAQGRPVFLVRVDRPNVDEQPPGSGFADGLVQPGDVLIVKNTIGAFFGTTLDADLRARGVDTVVLGGLVTTMGVESTARAACDAGYEVEFVEDAMSGFAAEEHDLTVGRIFPRFGKVTRSADY; encoded by the coding sequence ATGACAACGGGTCTCGTCCTCATCGACCTCATGCCGCGCATCGTCGCGTTGCCCTTCGCCCCGCACACCGGCGACGAGGTTCTCGAACGGTGTCTGCGGCTGGCGGAGACGTTCCGCGCGCAGGGCCGGCCGGTGTTCCTGGTCCGGGTCGACCGGCCGAACGTCGACGAACAGCCGCCCGGCAGCGGGTTCGCCGACGGCCTGGTCCAGCCGGGTGACGTGCTGATCGTGAAGAACACGATCGGAGCGTTCTTCGGTACGACCCTCGACGCCGACCTCCGGGCGCGCGGCGTCGACACTGTGGTGCTCGGCGGCCTGGTCACCACGATGGGCGTGGAGTCCACGGCGCGGGCGGCCTGCGACGCGGGGTACGAGGTGGAGTTCGTCGAGGACGCCATGTCGGGGTTCGCGGCCGAGGAGCACGACCTCACGGTGGGGCGGATCTTCCCCCGGTTCGGCAAGGTCACGAGGTCCGCGGACTACTGA